In Tamandua tetradactyla isolate mTamTet1 chromosome 7, mTamTet1.pri, whole genome shotgun sequence, the following are encoded in one genomic region:
- the NEMP1 gene encoding nuclear envelope integral membrane protein 1 isoform X3, with the protein MLQESQGYYGVNSQQLCYKNVLVPKWHDLWTRIQIRIHSSKLVRVTQVDNEEKLKELEQFSIWNFFSSFLKEKLNDTYVNVGLYSTKTCLKVEITEDDTKYTVFVTRKFDPKLFFVFLFGIMLFFCGDLLSRSQIFYYSTGMSVGIVASLLIIIFILSKFMPKKSPIYVILVGGWSFSLYLIQLVFKNLQEIWRYYWQYLLSYILTVGFMSFAVCYKYGPLENERSINLLTWTLQLMGLCFMYSGIQIPHIALAIIVIALCTKNLDYPIHWLYITYRKMCKTTEKPVPPRLLTEEEYRIQGEVETQKALDKLREFCCSPDCSAWKTVSRIQSPKRFADFVEGSCHLTPNEVSVHEQEYGLGSIIAQAEVFEDTSSEEEDSDSWCPTVTQNNFLP; encoded by the exons ATCCGGATACATAGTTCCAAACTGGTACGAGTCACCCAGGTAGACAATGAAGAGAAACTGAAGGAGTTAGAGCAGTTTAGTATCTGgaactttttttcctcctttttaaaggagaaattgaaTGACACCTATGTTAATGTGGGTCTGTACAGCACAAAAACCTGCCTCAAAGTTGAGATTACAGAGGATGACACCAAATATACTGTCTTTGTGACCCGGA aatttgatcCCAAACTCTTCTTCGTTTTCCTCTTTGgaattatgttatttttttgtgGAGACTTGCTGAGCAG AAGTCAAATTTTCTACTATTCCACTGGGATGAGTGTGGGAATTGTGGCCTCTCTACTAATCATCATTTTCATACTGTCCAAGTTTATGCCCAAG AAAAGTCCCATTTATGTCATCCTGGTGGGAGGCTGGTCCTTTTCTTTGTACCTCATTcaactagtttttaaaaatttacaagagATCTGGAGGTATTACTGGCAGTATCTTTTAA GCTACATCCTCACAGTTGGATTCATGAGTTTTGCAGTGTGTTACAAGTATGGGCCTTTGGAGAATGAACGAAGCATCAACCTGTTGACCTGGACCTTGCAGCTAATGGGTTTATGTTTCATGTATTCTGGCATCCAGATACCGCACATAGCCCTTGCCATTATCGTCATTGCACTGTGCACTAAGAACCTGGACTACCCTATTCATTGGCTGTACATCACCTACAG AAAGATgtgtaaaacaacagaaaagccTGTCCCCCCTCGTCTCCTGACAGAAGAAGAGTATCGGATACAAGGAGAGGTGGAGACCCAAAAGGCTTTAGACAAACTTCGAGAATTTTGTTGCAGTCCAGACTGCTCTGCTTGGAAAACTGTTTCTCGAATCCAGTCTCCAAAAAG atttgCTGACTTTGTGGAAGGTTCCTGCCACCTGACCCCTAATGAGGTTTCTGTCCATGAGCAAGAGTATGGATTAGGGAGCATTATTGCCCAGGCTGAAGTCTTTGAGGACACATCCTCTGAGGAGGAGGACTCAGATTCTTGGTGCCCCACTGTCACACAGAACAACTTCCTGCCTTAG